One Prodigiosinella aquatilis DNA window includes the following coding sequences:
- a CDS encoding ATP-grasp domain-containing protein, which yields MKDKVLIIGAISNYSVKQFYSAAIKLNKTPIYLFHKEHIPDSPLLKEGNYIVTDGLGVECLDAIMENIYTLKNRIFSVVPGGELAVPLTEKICASLSLSFNQGDINRFRNKKVMRDWLSRGIISQPKQYGIVSTKENIQSLLGGLKFPLIIKPVDGAASFFVKKIEHESELSDAVDAIISHKLSKATGIRFEGTALLEQYIEGTEYSAEVMVHKGVCIDFYITRKLLSDEPYFDEIGHISLSPEYYPNGCEKLVNEVIGAMQVTSAVLHVEFRQNENGKLYLIEVASRIAGDLISNLVELKHGRSLEEFYLLSRSEDAGNLHETQSARQDPDCFVGVRFLFGEDVVVPGKITNLQEDIAQRYIKISENSPKNVVNRTGYILFKSATYEDAISFIRGAQ from the coding sequence ATGAAAGATAAAGTACTTATTATAGGTGCAATCAGCAACTACAGCGTAAAACAGTTCTATAGCGCTGCAATAAAGTTAAATAAAACCCCTATATACCTTTTTCATAAAGAGCATATACCGGACTCGCCTTTACTGAAAGAAGGAAACTATATTGTCACAGATGGGCTCGGAGTCGAGTGTCTTGATGCAATTATGGAAAATATATACACGCTGAAAAATCGTATATTTTCTGTAGTTCCCGGAGGAGAACTGGCAGTTCCCCTGACAGAAAAAATTTGCGCAAGCTTGAGTTTATCCTTTAATCAGGGCGACATTAACCGCTTCCGCAATAAGAAGGTTATGCGCGACTGGCTTTCGAGAGGCATTATATCGCAACCAAAACAGTATGGTATAGTTTCTACTAAGGAAAATATTCAATCCCTACTCGGAGGATTAAAATTCCCCCTCATCATAAAGCCGGTTGATGGAGCAGCGAGTTTTTTTGTAAAAAAAATCGAACATGAAAGTGAATTATCAGATGCAGTTGACGCTATTATTTCCCATAAGCTATCAAAAGCAACCGGTATACGGTTTGAAGGAACGGCTCTTCTGGAACAGTATATAGAGGGAACAGAATACAGTGCAGAAGTCATGGTCCATAAAGGCGTTTGCATTGACTTTTATATCACGCGAAAACTTCTTTCTGATGAACCCTATTTTGATGAAATTGGACATATCTCCCTTTCTCCTGAATATTATCCGAATGGGTGTGAAAAGCTGGTCAATGAAGTCATTGGCGCAATGCAGGTGACAAGCGCGGTTCTACATGTGGAATTCCGTCAGAATGAAAATGGAAAGCTTTATCTCATTGAAGTAGCCTCCAGAATAGCCGGAGATCTGATTTCCAACTTGGTTGAGTTAAAGCATGGCCGTTCGCTTGAGGAGTTCTACCTTCTATCCCGTTCGGAAGATGCAGGAAACTTACATGAAACGCAAAGTGCGCGTCAGGATCCTGATTGTTTTGTCGGTGTCCGTTTCCTGTTTGGTGAGGATGTCGTAGTACCCGGAAAAATAACAAACCTACAAGAGGATATTGCACAGAGATATATCAAAATTTCTGAAAATAGTCCCAAGAATGTTGTCAATCGCACCGGATACATTTTATTCAAAAGCGCAACCTATGAAGACGCCATCAGCTTTATCAGGGGTGCTCAATGA